From Triticum urartu cultivar G1812 chromosome 2, Tu2.1, whole genome shotgun sequence, a single genomic window includes:
- the LOC125537430 gene encoding protein trichome birefringence-like 2: MGIARRCAWEESEESGLALGKSTLGKHGGGTFVSTKAVLACFSVVLVIAFFYISITGRPAAEDSFPTPTLSTKPLPPHPPVRPNVSSIGTAPRSSARNATVVVPRRVRSNNSDDDWAPAEGSGQTALVPEKMDNVQDPVSDAGNATISGSDGEPVVGNGTKAQDVTAMPTPPWWRADAANSTGKPIIGSSHEPADSDSATGNSTDKVVRSSTEDQNMNASVDNRWRRRRHGRRQHQLRQPQRRHRHRRGRQRPGGVDVLRRPQRRRRHWHRHGRRDTSVAVGPGNHRVEWTPSADHSAGAGTGTVTAAANTSVAVGPGNHRVVWTSGVQDLVTFAKCHLFSGRWAREENHAFYPPRSCPHIDGDFNCHKNGRQDTGFLNWRWQPSGCNIPRMNGTDFLERLRGQRIILVGDSLNRNMWESLVCTLRHGVRNKKNVYEKSGKNQFKTRGYYSFKFRDYNCSVDFIRSTLLVKEMVRESPNGTVLDEKLRLDELDATTPAYQTADIVVVNTGHWWTHPKTSKGLNYYQEGYRVHHCLEVMEAYRKALTTWAKWVDKNIDPTRTQIVFRGLSLTHFKGGQWNSGGGCHRETEPVFNQTYLTEYPERMRVLEKVMSRMKTPVIYLNISRLTDYRKDGHPSVYRVRYETEEERMAAAATKQDCSHWCLPGTWNELLYASLLQVGKGSWRL; the protein is encoded by the exons ATGGGTATTGCACGTCGCTGCGCATGGGAAGAATCTGAAGAAAGTGGGCTAGCA TTAGGAAAGTCCACACTCGGAAAGCACGGCGGCGGGACGTTCGTGAGCACCAAGGCCGTGCTGGCCTGCTTCTCCGTCGTCCTGGTGATCGCCTTCTTCTACATCTCCATCACCGGTCGCCCCGCCGCCGAGGACTCCTTCCCCACCCCGACGTTGTCGACGAAACCACTTCCTCCCCACCCTCCCGTTCGTCCTAATGTAAGTAGCATTGGCACTGCTCCGCGGAGCAGCGCGCGCAATGCCACCGTGGTGGTGCCGCGTCGGGTGCGCAGCAACAACTCCGATGACGACTGGGCGCCGGCGGAGGGATCGGGACAGACGGCACTGGTGCCGGAGAAAATGGACAATGTGCAGGATCCCGTCAGTGACGCCGGAAACGCCACGATCAGCGGATCGGACGGGGAGCCCGTCGTCGGCAACGGCACTAAAGCGCAAGATGTAACCGCAATGCCGACGCCGCCGTGGTGGAGAGCGGATGCAGCGAATTCCACCGGAAAACCCATCATCGGCTCTTCGCACGAGCCCGCGGACTCCGACAGCGCCACCGGCAACTCTACGGACAAGGTTGTGCGTTCGAGTACAGAAGATCAAAACATGAACGCCAGCGTCGACAAT CGATGGCGCCGGCGCCGGCACGGCAGGCGCCAACACCAGCTCCGGCAACCACAGCGGCGTCATCGGCATCGTCGGGGCCGGCAACGACCAGGTGGTGTGGACGTCCTCCGCCGACCACAGCGACGGCGCCGGCACTGGCACCGTCACGGCAGGCGCGACACCAGCGTTGCCGTCGGGCCCGGCAACCACCGGGTGGAGTGGACGCCTTCCGCCGACCACAGCGCCGGCGCCGGCACTGGCACCGTCACGGCAGCCGCGAACACCAGCGTGGCCGTCGGGCCCGGCAACCACCGGGTGGTGTGGACGTCGGGCGTGCAGGACCTGGTGACCTTCGCCAAGTGCCATCTGTTCAGCGGGAGGTGGGCGAGGGAGGAGAACCACGCGTTCTACCCGCCGCGGTCGTGCCCCCACATCGACGGCGACTTCAACTGCCACAAGAACGGCCGGCAGGACACCGGCTTCCTCAACTGGAGGTGGCAGCCGAGCGGCTGCAACATTCCCAG GATGAACGGGACTGATTTCCTGGAGAGGCTGCGAGGCCAGAGGATCATACTCGTCGGCGACTCGCTGAACCGCAACATGTGGGAGTCTCTGGTCTGCACTCTCCGCCATGGTGTCAGGAACAAGAAGAACGTGTACGAGAAATCCGGGAAGAACCAGTTCAAAACCAGAGGATACTACTCATTCAAGTTCAGG GACTACAATTGCTCTGTGGATTTCATAAGATCGACACTTCTGGTCAAAGAGATGGTCCGCGAGAGCCCAAACGGTACCGTCCTCGACGAAAAACTGAGGTTGGATGAGCTAGACGCAACGACTCCGGCGTACCAGACTGCCGACATCGTCGTCGTCAACACCGGGCACTGGTGGACTCACCCAAAGACGTCAAAAGG GCTGAACTATTACCAAGAAGGCTACCGTGTGCACCACTGCCTTGAGGTGATGGAGGCATACAGGAAAGCACTGACCACATGGGCTAAATGGGTCGACAAGAACATAGACCCAACAAGAACTCAGATCGTGTTCAGAGGACTCTCTCTAACACACTTCAA GGGAGGGCAGTGGAACTCAGGAGGGGGATGCCACAGGGAGACCGAGCCGGTATTCAACCAGACGTACCTCACCGAGTACCCCGAGAGGATGAGAGTACTGGAGAAGGTCATGAGCCGGATGAAGACCCCGGTGATATACCTCAACATCAGCCGGCTCACCGACTACCGGAAGGACGGCCACCCCTCGGTGTACCGGGTGCGCTACGAGACGGAGGAGGagcggatggcggcggcggcgaccaaGCAGGACTGCAGCCACTGGTGCCTGCCGGGCACGTGGAACGAGCTGCTGTATGCCTCGCTGCTCCAGGTAGGCAAAGGCTCCTGGAGACTATGA
- the LOC125538997 gene encoding uncharacterized protein LOC125538997, translating into MMDQGKSSNEGKSSNEGKSSTETRALRMMDQGKSSSEGQSSNESKSSMETHASRMMDQGKKSSFRMVLDCDENGMPNLCKYYEMLECEDAEEEDEEMTPEGVRMYNKFRKELLEMEAGLLKDREQDQKDALRWEQDQIDTPRCYTMDPIPFSLQDEAEETEEAEETEFTKSDTEEMEMADKLFALGRKGWESAWGDDCSNFEDRTVLSPMHFTYCTPGLIPYAARTVSTLQIYSVKIVGTDGKLKLPLHVYGIVAARDAVDYNRNILFSWRRENCQKLTPEACTILHSISRSFPIFFLHVHSFI; encoded by the exons ATGATGGACCAAGGAAAATCAAGCAATGAAGGCAAATCAAGTAACGAAGGCAAATCAAGCACGGAGACGCGTGCGTTGAGGATGATGGACCAAGGAAAATCAAGTAGTGAAGGCCAATCAAGTAACGAAAGCAAATCAAGCATGGAGACGCATGCCTCGAGGATGATGGACCAAGGCAAAAAATCAAGCTTTAGGATGGTGCTGGATTGTGATGAGAATGGTATGCCCAACTTGTGCAAATATTACGAGATGCTCGAATGTGAGGATGCGGAGGAGGAAGATGAGGAGATGACTCCGGAGGGTGTAAGGATGTATAACAAATTCCGTAAGGAGCTATTAGAGATGGAAGCTGGCTTACTCAAGGACCGGGAGCAGGATCAAAAGGACGCACTGAGGTGGGAGCAGGATCAAATTGACACACCGAGATGTTACACAATGGACCCGATCCCCTTCTCACTTCAGGACGAGGCAGAGGAGactgaggaggcggaggagacggaatTCACAAAATCAGACACGGAGGAGATGGAGATGGCGGACAAGTTGTTTGCTTTAGGGCGTAAAGGCTGGGAATCTGCATGGGGAGACGACTGCAGTAACTTCGAAGACAGGA CCGTATTGAGTCCTATGCACTTTACATATTGCACGCCGGGACTGATCCCGTATGCTGCTCGCACTGTGAGCACCTTGCAAATCTACTCCGTGAAGATTGTTGGAACAGATGGAAAGTTGAAGTTGCCACTCCATGTTTATGGGATTGTCGCTGCCCGAGATGCCGTGGACTACAACCGCAACATTCTCTTCTCTTGGCGAAGGGAAAACTGCCAAAAACTCACTCCAGAGGCATGTACCATATTACATAGTATTTCTCGTAGTTTCCCCATTTTCTTCCTGCATGTGCATTCGTTCATTTGA